The Solibacillus sp. FSL R7-0682 genome includes a window with the following:
- the leuD gene encoding 3-isopropylmalate dehydratase small subunit — MKPINIVNSIYAPLDRKNVDTDQIISKEFLKRIERTGFGQFVFYHWRFDKDGNPIEDFVLNKPQYIGSEILVAQDNFGCGSSREHAPWAILDYGFRVVIAPSFADIFYNNCFKNGILPIKLTEAECDELLEKGIAEAQAIEVNLEAQTVTTCYGKEYTFTIDPYYKEMLLNGWDEISLTFKYEDQITAYEKNRIAY; from the coding sequence ATGAAACCAATTAATATCGTAAATAGCATTTATGCGCCACTTGATCGCAAAAATGTGGATACAGACCAAATTATTTCAAAGGAATTTTTAAAGCGTATTGAACGTACTGGATTCGGTCAGTTTGTCTTTTATCATTGGCGTTTTGATAAAGACGGAAATCCAATTGAAGATTTCGTTTTAAATAAGCCACAATATATTGGGTCAGAGATTTTAGTGGCACAAGACAATTTTGGTTGTGGCTCTTCGCGAGAGCACGCTCCGTGGGCCATTCTAGATTATGGATTCCGTGTAGTAATCGCACCAAGCTTTGCAGACATTTTCTACAATAACTGCTTCAAAAACGGAATCTTGCCGATTAAACTTACTGAAGCAGAATGTGATGAGCTATTAGAAAAAGGAATAGCAGAAGCGCAAGCAATTGAAGTGAATCTTGAAGCGCAAACAGTAACAACTTGTTACGGCAAAGAGTATACATTTACAATTGACCCATACTATAAAGAAATGCTCCTAAATGGCTGGGATGAAATTTCACTTACATTTAAATACGAAGATCAAATTACAGCTTACGAAAAAAATCGTATTGCCTATTAA
- a CDS encoding ABC transporter substrate-binding protein → MKNFGGWLGIGFVVLLIIGFIVSYWMYIVGAIALYFGVKWLINYSKDKQLQKVIGDKQQQILKNQSTIEYKMERLLTLSNHTDPNGYKRQQYKNKQQLDLLDYWYKYLDLRAKLILNNTTTYREEEVLHLMCDELLVRMDNLEIEVTDSVKKEFIEENLTPLLRDVVEIMEGINPVKSINIQAYQLLKVR, encoded by the coding sequence ATGAAAAATTTCGGAGGCTGGCTAGGTATCGGTTTTGTAGTGCTTTTAATAATTGGATTTATCGTGAGTTATTGGATGTATATAGTAGGTGCTATAGCACTTTATTTCGGAGTGAAATGGCTTATAAATTATTCAAAAGATAAACAGCTGCAAAAAGTAATAGGGGATAAACAACAGCAAATATTAAAAAATCAATCGACAATAGAGTATAAAATGGAAAGACTCCTAACGTTATCAAACCATACAGATCCAAACGGTTATAAGCGTCAACAATACAAAAATAAACAACAATTGGATTTATTAGATTACTGGTATAAGTATTTAGATTTGCGTGCCAAATTAATTTTAAATAATACGACTACATACCGTGAAGAGGAAGTACTGCATTTAATGTGTGATGAATTGCTTGTTCGTATGGATAATTTAGAAATTGAAGTGACTGATTCGGTAAAAAAAGAGTTTATCGAAGAAAACTTAACACCATTATTACGAGATGTTGTTGAAATTATGGAAGGTATTAATCCAGTAAAATCAATTAATATCCAAGCTTATCAATTATTAAAAGTCCGATAA
- a CDS encoding helix-turn-helix domain-containing protein: MSVQKSKYISHEHCTFYIYSANQEWFLFSGKPTIVKTLSQQYVLDERTGFYTTTFETTIPERYIVYCSIALDLRYYDVELVQLQVEKLFFQQLYTKQQEQQLAIGQLMIALNSDLKIKPLLQKIMDYSLEAIPSIDRGFLMLFDNEDQRLHTVASKGTTDAIYSYSPSIGEGIAGYTFQSGKSGIYNLNEAVKIMWNISPKNNIALQGALSGSTSEKITTMAVPIFSDTRKFGILIVHQFTNKMPFQNRDLQLLKSIASQAAVALKNAEAYEQIEHLNEDYEQNNTIHQLFLNLTLQNVDEAIIIEQTKGLLQKSIHYVNLIDRETYPDEFMLNQLKTITEPGIYLIHKSFYIYPVKNEHQIFGYLLFEILKEIEAHEKRIIENASISLALKAIQFQAKSQMSFKERLELFQHILMGQAQFIDPRYEDLHLDVYGQTFCITLKISHFTNWHVVQFIEHLTQYYPSHPFIFTQSDQVVWILQGDETFRQNIVIQLPKVLESWVQFHQQFVAIGVGTIQQNLLKVETSFTESDHALPHQSKSITGITIVRFEEIGINRLFRKHTRGDIQQFITQVLDPLFQKKDYTLLDTLACYIQQNRSISKTADVLHIHQNTLYHRLQRVEQLTNRSLSDPAHFLELTLALHLYSTYEH, encoded by the coding sequence TTGAGCGTACAAAAGAGCAAATATATTTCACATGAACATTGTACTTTTTATATATATAGTGCTAATCAAGAGTGGTTTTTATTTAGTGGAAAACCTACCATCGTGAAGACGCTTTCTCAACAATATGTTCTTGATGAGCGGACAGGCTTTTATACTACCACGTTTGAAACAACTATCCCTGAGCGCTATATTGTCTATTGCAGTATCGCGTTGGACTTGCGCTACTATGATGTTGAATTGGTACAATTACAAGTCGAAAAACTATTTTTTCAGCAATTGTATACAAAACAACAGGAACAGCAATTGGCGATTGGCCAATTAATGATTGCATTAAATTCAGATTTAAAAATTAAGCCTTTACTTCAAAAAATTATGGATTATTCATTAGAGGCCATCCCATCCATTGACCGTGGTTTTTTAATGCTGTTTGATAACGAAGATCAGCGTCTTCACACGGTTGCAAGTAAAGGGACAACCGATGCCATTTACAGTTATTCACCCTCTATTGGCGAAGGTATTGCTGGCTATACTTTCCAGTCGGGAAAATCGGGGATTTATAATTTAAATGAAGCAGTTAAAATAATGTGGAACATTTCACCTAAAAATAACATTGCACTTCAAGGGGCTTTAAGTGGCAGTACGTCAGAAAAAATAACGACAATGGCTGTTCCAATTTTTTCTGATACAAGGAAATTTGGCATTTTAATCGTCCATCAATTTACAAACAAAATGCCGTTTCAAAATCGAGATTTGCAATTATTAAAAAGTATTGCATCGCAAGCTGCTGTCGCATTAAAAAATGCTGAAGCCTATGAACAAATCGAGCATCTAAATGAAGATTATGAACAAAATAATACGATTCATCAGCTTTTTTTAAATCTAACACTGCAAAATGTCGATGAAGCAATTATTATCGAACAAACAAAAGGTTTATTACAGAAATCCATACATTATGTAAATTTAATCGACCGAGAAACTTATCCTGATGAATTTATGTTGAATCAATTAAAAACCATTACGGAACCTGGCATTTATTTAATTCATAAATCCTTTTACATTTATCCTGTGAAAAATGAACATCAAATTTTCGGCTATTTGCTTTTCGAAATACTAAAAGAAATCGAGGCACATGAAAAACGCATAATAGAAAATGCCAGTATTAGCCTTGCTTTAAAAGCGATTCAATTTCAAGCAAAAAGTCAAATGAGCTTTAAAGAGCGACTTGAATTATTTCAGCATATTTTGATGGGACAAGCACAGTTTATAGACCCTCGCTATGAAGATTTACATTTAGATGTATACGGGCAAACTTTTTGTATCACATTGAAAATTAGTCATTTTACTAACTGGCATGTTGTACAGTTTATTGAGCATTTAACCCAATACTATCCTTCACACCCTTTTATTTTTACGCAAAGTGATCAAGTTGTTTGGATTTTACAAGGTGATGAAACATTCAGACAAAATATCGTAATTCAACTTCCTAAAGTACTAGAAAGTTGGGTACAATTTCATCAACAATTTGTCGCCATAGGGGTTGGCACCATTCAGCAAAATTTATTAAAGGTTGAAACAAGCTTTACTGAAAGTGATCACGCATTACCTCATCAATCAAAATCAATAACCGGTATTACAATAGTACGCTTTGAGGAAATTGGGATTAATCGTTTATTTAGAAAGCATACACGAGGCGATATTCAACAATTTATTACCCAAGTATTGGATCCGTTATTTCAAAAAAAAGATTATACGTTACTCGACACGCTTGCCTGCTATATTCAACAAAATCGTTCCATTTCAAAAACAGCCGATGTACTTCATATACATCAAAACACACTCTATCATCGTTTACAGCGTGTCGAACAACTTACGAATCGAAGCTTAAGTGACCCCGCACATTTTTTAGAGCTCACACTTGCACTACATTTATATAGTACGTATGAACATTGA